The following are encoded together in the Deltaproteobacteria bacterium genome:
- a CDS encoding SUMF1/EgtB/PvdO family nonheme iron enzyme, with the protein MVTFFVLIVGCASDGAVGTEADEHADSGTETGDSDDANTSDLVVEVIGETTLRLRWSYSHDPGAFVIQRLGSNGEHGLVAEVSGSVRDAVTDFLPCEDDLRFQVIAREDGRDAVVGRSAPVDVCDMVRIEDGPTWVGCDPAVDSMCYPDEMPIHRVHLDSYWMDRTEVSFEAYNECMEAGACATPAIEPADLDLNWDTPVIGVNWFMADAYCEWRGKRLPTEAEWEKAGRGNGSGVYPWGDEWDPTLANWDDQGRDDGYALPAPVTAFADTPSPYDIQNLTGNVWEWVADYYGADYYSVSPKSNPGGPETGSMRIAKGGAWRHDFYETKLRLSHRNAEAPEGVSDHVGFRCARN; encoded by the coding sequence ATGGTCACGTTTTTTGTTCTGATCGTCGGATGCGCGTCCGACGGCGCCGTTGGGACGGAAGCGGACGAACATGCGGACTCCGGGACCGAGACGGGTGATTCGGACGATGCGAATACGAGCGATCTCGTGGTCGAGGTGATCGGCGAGACCACTCTGCGTCTGCGTTGGTCCTACAGCCACGACCCCGGTGCATTCGTCATCCAGCGGCTCGGCTCGAACGGCGAACATGGTCTGGTCGCGGAGGTCTCCGGATCGGTCCGGGACGCGGTCACGGATTTTCTCCCCTGCGAGGATGACCTTCGTTTTCAGGTCATCGCCCGTGAGGATGGCCGAGATGCCGTCGTGGGCCGCTCTGCGCCGGTGGATGTGTGCGACATGGTGCGTATCGAAGACGGTCCGACATGGGTGGGCTGCGACCCCGCGGTCGATTCGATGTGCTATCCCGACGAAATGCCGATCCATCGGGTCCATTTGGACTCGTACTGGATGGACCGAACCGAGGTATCGTTCGAGGCGTACAACGAATGCATGGAGGCGGGTGCCTGCGCGACGCCGGCCATCGAGCCCGCCGACCTGGACCTGAACTGGGATACGCCGGTGATCGGCGTCAACTGGTTCATGGCGGACGCATACTGCGAATGGCGAGGCAAGCGACTTCCGACCGAGGCGGAATGGGAAAAAGCGGGACGGGGTAACGGCTCCGGCGTTTATCCGTGGGGAGACGAATGGGACCCGACGCTGGCGAACTGGGACGATCAGGGCCGCGACGACGGATACGCATTACCAGCGCCCGTCACCGCGTTTGCCGATACCCCGAGTCCCTACGACATTCAAAATCTTACGGGCAATGTGTGGGAGTGGGTCGCCGATTACTACGGCGCGGACTACTACTCCGTGAGCCCGAAGTCGAATCCTGGAGGGCCGGAGACCGGGTCCATGAGGATCGCCAAAGGCGGCGCCTGGCGTCACGACTTCTATGAAACGAAGCTGCGTCTTTCGCACCGCAACGCCGAGGCTCCCGAGGGCGTGAGCGACCACGTCGGTTTCCGTTGCGCCCGAAACTGA